Below is a genomic region from Gloeocapsa sp. PCC 73106.
CTTTTAACATGGTAATAATTTCTTGACGACAATAATCACGAAGATCATAAGCTAATCGTTTTCTCTGTTCGCCTCGGTATTTAGCTTGATGTAGAGCAGTAATCCAATAAGGATGACCGATTAAGACATCAACCCTCTCATAGACTACCACCGGATGTAAACCCGAATCAGTAAATAAAGGCTCAGAAGGATCGAAAAACTGCAAAAATTTAAGAGGTAAAACCTTGTGTACAGATTCCCTTTGAGAAGCGATCGCCACCGGTAAAACAACCAAATTATCGATCCGAGCCTTAAACACCAAATGAGCAAAACCAGTCTCAAACTGACCTACTTGATTAGGAAGAGTCAAATTAACCATAGGTTGAGCACCCTCAGGAAAAATCCCCAACCA
It encodes:
- a CDS encoding 1-acyl-sn-glycerol-3-phosphate acyltransferase, with translation MFNPLLVLPLSELLLSTLNLRMFVEHRDRIPQDATVMVVSNHRSFMDALILIKALEKPLRIACHHYMGEMPMLRELVTTLGCFPLAEPPQRSRMFLQQGGEFLESRQWLGIFPEGAQPMVNLTLPNQVGQFETGFAHLVFKARIDNLVVLPVAIASQRESVHKVLPLKFLQFFDPSEPLFTDSGLHPVVVYERVDVLIGHPYWITALHQAKYRGEQRKRLAYDLRDYCRQEIITMLKEHRF